Proteins from a single region of Budorcas taxicolor isolate Tak-1 chromosome 7, Takin1.1, whole genome shotgun sequence:
- the LOC128051123 gene encoding olfactory receptor 10H1-like, with amino-acid sequence MSHLTSGTAPMQGGNFSSAAEFILIGFSTFPHLQLMFFLLFLLMYLFTLLGNLLIMATIWREHSLHTPMYLFLCALSISEILYTFAVIPRMLADLLSTDHSIALRACASQMFFSFMFGFTHSFLLTVMGYDRYVAICHPLRYNVLMNPRGCSCLVAWSWAGGSVIGLVVTVAIFQLTFCGSNEIHHFVCHVQALLKLACGENVSILATGLGLVCITALLGCCLLILLSYAFIVATILRIPSAEGRHKAFSTCVSHLTVVIEHYGFASVIYLKPKGLQSLEIDTLMGITYTVLTPFLSPIIFSLRNKELKIAMKKTFLGKL; translated from the coding sequence ATGTCACACCTCACTTCAGGAACAGCCCCCATGCAAGGAGGCAACTTCTCATCAGCAGCTGAATTCATCCTCATCGGCTTCTCCACCTTTCCCCACCTTCAGCTGATGTTCTTCCTGCTGTTCCTGCTGATGTACCTGTTCACGCTGCTGGGGAACCTGCTCATCATGGCCACCATCTGGAGGGAGCAcagcctccacacccccatgtacctTTTCCTGTGTGCCCTCTCCATCTCCGAGATCCTCTACACCTTTGCTGTCATTCCACGCATGCTGGCTGACCTGCTCTCCACTGACCACTCCATTGCTTTGAGAGCCTGTGCCAGCCAGATGTTCTTCTCCTTCATGTTTGGCTTCACCCACTCCTTTCTGCTCACCGTCATGGGCTATGACCGCTACGTGGCCATCTGCCACCCCCTGCGGTACAATGTGCTTATGAACCCCCGAGGCTGCTCCTGCCTGGTGGCCTGGTCCTGGGCTGGAGGCTCAGTCATTGGCTTGGTCGTGACAGTAGCCATTTTCCAACTAACTTTCTGTGGATCTAATGAGATCCATCATTTTGTTTGCCATGTGCAGGCTCTTCTGAAGTTGGCCTGTGGAGAAAATGTCTCCATTCTGGCCACGGGCTTAGGACTTGTGTGTATTACTgccctgttgggctgctgtctcctCATCCTCCTGTCTTATGCCTTCATCGTGGCCACCATCTTGAGGATCCCTTCAGCTGAGGGCCGGCACAAAGCCTTCTCCACATGTGTGTCCCACCTCACCGTGGTGATAGAGCACTATGGCTTTGCTTCTGTCATCTACCTCAAGCCCAAGGGTCTCCAGTCTCTGGAAATAGACACCTTGATGGGCATCACCTACACTGTCCTCACTCCCTTCCTGAGCCCCATCATCTTCAGTCTCAGGAACAAGGAGCTGAAGATCGCCATGAAGAAGACCTTCCTCGGCAAACTctag